One segment of Methylocella silvestris BL2 DNA contains the following:
- a CDS encoding outer membrane protein — protein MLRRALLTTTTLAVFAGAALAADLPYGQESGGYAPAPIFTWSGLYLGGQIGYGWANNALSGWGPFFVFSGASYNPSGVLGGAHVGYNLQFNQIVLGLEGDVEATGVDKTYAFGPTVYTTQIPVQGSIRARFGFAVDRALFYVTGGAAFASVTNQYQSYLGYNSLNRSFAGWTIGGGLEYALTNNWSVRAEYRYSDFGTATDYTFTAGPGGNVARHLTENAARVGFSYKFDGLFAPSYAR, from the coding sequence ATGCTCCGCAGAGCGCTTTTGACGACGACGACGCTTGCCGTTTTTGCGGGCGCGGCGCTTGCCGCAGACCTGCCCTATGGACAGGAGTCTGGCGGCTACGCGCCCGCCCCGATCTTTACCTGGAGCGGCCTCTATCTCGGCGGCCAGATCGGCTATGGCTGGGCGAACAACGCCCTATCCGGCTGGGGTCCCTTTTTCGTCTTTTCCGGCGCAAGCTATAATCCCAGCGGCGTCCTCGGCGGCGCCCATGTCGGTTATAATCTTCAATTCAACCAGATCGTGCTCGGCCTTGAGGGCGATGTCGAAGCGACCGGCGTCGACAAAACCTATGCGTTTGGGCCGACCGTCTATACGACGCAAATTCCGGTGCAGGGCTCGATCCGCGCGCGCTTCGGCTTCGCGGTCGATCGCGCTTTGTTTTACGTGACGGGAGGCGCAGCCTTCGCCAGCGTCACCAATCAATACCAGTCCTATCTTGGCTATAATTCGCTGAACCGCTCGTTCGCCGGCTGGACGATCGGCGGCGGGCTTGAATATGCGCTGACAAATAATTGGTCGGTGCGGGCGGAATATCGCTATTCCGACTTCGGCACGGCGACGGATTATACGTTCACGGCCGGCCCGGGCGGCAATGTCGCGCGCCATCTCACGGAAAACGCGGCGCGAGTCGGATTCAGCTATAAATTCGACGGACTCTTTGCGCCGTCTTACGCGCGATAG
- a CDS encoding outer membrane protein, translated as MLRRLLLASVGAVALAGTAFAADLPSRAPPPVYVPPAPIFTWTGVYIGGQIGYAWGTQNANFGDSFIGTLGSVSYDTSGVLGGAHVGYNLQLSQFVVGLEGSVDGSSMSKSAFLTDEFGNSLTLSAQSNIQGSIRGRVGYAWDRVLLYATGGVAFAGVKANFYGPFSYDSASSTRVGWTVGGGLEYAVTNNWSVRAEYRYSDFGHSTFYPSNYGSVVLTSPFINRHFKENQVQVGFSYKFDTFAPPAPVVAKY; from the coding sequence ATGCTACGTCGTTTACTCTTGGCCTCGGTTGGCGCCGTCGCGCTGGCCGGAACCGCATTCGCGGCGGATCTTCCGTCGCGCGCTCCTCCGCCGGTCTATGTGCCGCCGGCTCCCATCTTCACCTGGACCGGCGTCTATATCGGCGGCCAGATCGGCTACGCCTGGGGCACCCAGAACGCCAATTTCGGCGACTCGTTCATCGGCACGCTCGGATCCGTCAGCTATGACACCAGCGGCGTCCTGGGCGGCGCGCATGTGGGCTACAATCTGCAGCTCAGCCAGTTCGTCGTCGGCCTCGAAGGCTCCGTCGATGGCTCCAGCATGAGCAAAAGCGCGTTCCTGACCGATGAGTTCGGCAACAGCCTGACCCTCAGCGCGCAGAGCAACATCCAAGGCTCCATCCGCGGCCGCGTCGGCTACGCCTGGGACCGCGTCCTGCTCTACGCGACAGGCGGCGTCGCTTTCGCCGGCGTCAAGGCCAATTTCTACGGCCCCTTCAGCTATGACAGCGCGTCCTCGACCCGCGTCGGCTGGACGGTCGGCGGCGGCCTCGAATACGCCGTCACCAACAACTGGTCGGTCCGCGCCGAATATCGCTATTCGGATTTCGGCCACTCGACCTTCTATCCGAGCAACTACGGTTCGGTCGTGCTGACGAGCCCCTTCATCAATCGTCACTTCAAAGAGAACCAGGTGCAGGTCGGGTTCAGCTACAAGTTCGACACCTTCGCGCCGCCGGCTCCGGTCGTCGCCAAGTATTGA
- a CDS encoding outer membrane protein: MLRRVLLASVGAIALAGTALAADLPSRAPPPVYVPPAPIFTWTGVYIGGQIGYAWGNGSANFGDANGNFVNFGNSGNGVIGGAHVGYNLQLNQFVVGLEGSVDGTSLSKTYSGTAFVPGFGVAGINLHTSADIQGSIRGRVGYAWDRVLVYATGGVAFAGVKASLSTPFSYDSSSTTKVGWTVGGGLEYAVTNNWSIRAEYRYSNFGNATLYPASLAGVDAGPFVNRKFNINQVQVGFSYKFDTFAPPAPVVAKY, translated from the coding sequence ATGTTACGTCGTGTACTCTTGGCCTCGGTTGGCGCCATCGCGCTCGCTGGAACGGCTCTCGCCGCGGATCTTCCCTCGCGCGCTCCCCCGCCAGTCTATGTGCCGCCGGCTCCGATCTTCACCTGGACCGGCGTCTATATCGGCGGCCAGATCGGCTACGCTTGGGGCAATGGCAGCGCCAATTTTGGCGACGCCAATGGCAACTTCGTCAACTTCGGCAACAGCGGCAATGGCGTCATCGGCGGCGCCCATGTCGGCTATAATCTGCAGCTGAACCAGTTCGTCGTCGGCCTCGAAGGTTCGGTTGATGGCACCAGCCTCAGCAAGACCTACTCGGGCACCGCCTTCGTGCCGGGCTTCGGCGTCGCTGGCATCAACCTGCATACGAGCGCCGATATCCAGGGCTCGATCCGCGGCCGCGTCGGCTATGCTTGGGATCGCGTTCTCGTTTACGCGACCGGCGGCGTCGCCTTTGCTGGCGTGAAAGCCAGCCTGTCGACCCCGTTCAGCTATGACAGCTCCTCCACCACCAAGGTGGGCTGGACTGTCGGCGGCGGTCTCGAATACGCCGTCACCAACAACTGGTCGATCCGCGCCGAATATCGCTATTCGAACTTCGGCAACGCCACGCTCTATCCGGCTTCTCTCGCCGGAGTCGATGCTGGCCCATTCGTGAACCGCAAGTTCAACATCAACCAGGTTCAGGTTGGCTTCAGCTACAAGTTCGACACCTTCGCCCCCCCGGCTCCGGTCGTCGCCAAGTACTGA
- the rimO gene encoding 30S ribosomal protein S12 methylthiotransferase RimO, translating into MINPPSSETALTAQGADAPRIAFVSLGCPKALVDSEQIISRLRAEGYELTKSYDGAAAVIVNTCGFLDSAKAESLEAIGAAQAANGKIIVTGCMGAEPEGISTRFPDLFRITGPQDFDSVMQAVHAAAPRPHDAKFDLIPAQGVKLTPRHYAYLKISEGCNNRCSFCIIPKLRGDLASRPAAEILREAEKLVAAGVRELLVISQDTSAYGLDLRYSESMFGDRVVKAKFIDLIRELGALGVWVRLHYVYPYPHVDEAIELMAQGLVLPYLDIPFQHASKEVLRAMKRPGDQEKTLERIRKWRTICPELAIRSTFIVGFPGETDEDFAILLDWLEAAKLDRVGAFKYEPVEGAAANSLGRAFVPAEIQDLRYRRFMERAQTISAKKLKEKIGRRLQVIIDVGGREAVGRSKADAPEIDGKVFVASRRPLRTGEIVTVKIERANAYDLYGTAA; encoded by the coding sequence ATGATCAACCCGCCCTCCTCCGAAACCGCCCTGACCGCCCAAGGCGCCGACGCGCCGAGAATCGCCTTTGTTTCGCTCGGCTGCCCGAAAGCGCTCGTCGACAGCGAGCAGATCATCAGCCGGCTCCGGGCGGAGGGCTATGAGCTTACGAAAAGCTATGACGGCGCGGCGGCGGTGATCGTCAATACCTGCGGCTTCCTCGATAGCGCCAAGGCCGAATCGCTCGAGGCGATTGGCGCGGCTCAGGCGGCAAACGGCAAGATCATCGTCACCGGCTGCATGGGCGCCGAGCCCGAAGGCATCAGCACGCGGTTTCCCGATCTGTTTCGCATCACCGGACCGCAGGATTTCGATTCCGTGATGCAGGCCGTTCATGCGGCGGCGCCGCGTCCGCACGACGCCAAATTCGACCTCATCCCGGCGCAGGGCGTCAAGCTGACGCCGCGCCACTACGCCTATCTGAAGATTTCGGAAGGCTGCAACAACCGCTGCAGCTTCTGCATCATTCCAAAACTGCGCGGCGATCTAGCCTCGCGCCCCGCCGCTGAGATTCTTCGCGAGGCTGAAAAACTGGTCGCCGCGGGCGTGCGCGAATTGCTCGTCATTTCGCAGGACACCAGCGCCTACGGACTCGATCTGCGCTATTCGGAAAGCATGTTCGGCGACCGTGTGGTCAAGGCCAAATTCATCGATCTCATCCGCGAACTGGGCGCGCTCGGCGTCTGGGTGCGCCTGCACTATGTCTACCCCTACCCGCATGTCGACGAGGCAATCGAACTGATGGCGCAGGGACTGGTGCTGCCCTATCTCGACATTCCGTTTCAGCATGCGAGCAAAGAGGTGCTGCGGGCGATGAAGCGCCCCGGCGATCAGGAAAAAACGCTCGAGCGCATCCGGAAATGGCGCACAATCTGTCCCGAACTCGCGATACGCTCCACCTTTATCGTCGGCTTCCCCGGCGAGACCGATGAGGACTTTGCGATCCTGCTCGACTGGCTGGAGGCGGCGAAGCTCGACCGCGTCGGCGCCTTCAAATATGAGCCTGTCGAAGGCGCCGCCGCAAATTCGCTCGGCCGCGCTTTTGTCCCCGCGGAAATCCAGGACCTCCGCTACCGCCGCTTTATGGAGCGCGCGCAGACGATCAGCGCTAAAAAACTCAAGGAGAAAATCGGCCGGCGGCTGCAGGTCATCATCGACGTCGGCGGGCGCGAGGCCGTCGGACGCAGCAAGGCCGACGCGCCGGAGATCGACGGCAAAGTTTTCGTTGCTTCTCGCCGTCCGCTGCGGACGGGTGAAATCGTCACGGTCAAGATCGAGCGCGCCAACGCCTATGATCTTTACGGGACGGCGGCCTAG
- the mltG gene encoding endolytic transglycosylase MltG produces the protein MRVAPQSPNEALQPEAAPPPPPRPPPSRRRPIMSAVSGFLSFLLIAAVAAMIGLIWSEQRVRAPGPLTADKVLYIVPGTDLPEIIGELDRGGIIDSPFLLNIALLVEGNRSKVKAGEYLFKQGASLREVMDTLVSGKQVLHAITIPEGLTSQQIVERLLESDVLTGDIKDLPKEGSLMPDTYKVTRGWSRADLVRKMQDDQKKIVDQIWARRTSNLPLHSPYEMVTLASIVEKETGKADERPRVASVFMNRLVKRMRLQSDPTIVYGLVGGKATLGRGITRSELEKPTPYNTYTIDGLPPGPIANPGRAALEAVANPSRTQDLYFVADGTGGHVFAETLDQHGRNVQRWRQIEKDARDKAGASQDIDKSAPPVASPPGAAKSDQRGEMDGGAGSIYGDLGPSAPPAQVSAGPSRFESAFGVIGPALVAEAPWAGAALKPGAAARADAKSRGSKFADQRGLAPVTVGPGLDELGIGVQGAPAAAELDGPINDADGDAPARPASGFASRQAALAPDAQTASPLGGAAQNAAGPAPQPDGKIIRPRIIDVSEGTPLDPLRDKTYDLNFAKTVPTAKQMALPN, from the coding sequence ATGCGCGTTGCGCCGCAGAGTCCGAACGAAGCGCTCCAGCCGGAAGCCGCGCCGCCGCCTCCGCCGCGGCCGCCGCCAAGCCGGCGCCGCCCCATCATGTCGGCGGTCAGCGGCTTCCTGTCATTCCTTTTGATCGCCGCGGTCGCGGCCATGATCGGCCTGATCTGGAGCGAGCAGCGCGTCCGGGCGCCGGGACCGCTCACCGCCGACAAGGTGCTCTATATCGTTCCCGGCACGGATCTGCCGGAAATCATTGGAGAGCTTGATCGGGGCGGGATCATCGACAGCCCGTTCCTGCTCAATATCGCGCTTCTCGTCGAGGGCAATCGCTCCAAGGTCAAGGCCGGCGAATATTTGTTCAAGCAGGGCGCGAGCCTTCGTGAGGTCATGGACACGTTGGTCAGCGGCAAGCAGGTCCTGCACGCGATCACGATCCCGGAAGGGCTGACCAGTCAGCAGATCGTCGAGCGATTGCTGGAGAGCGACGTGCTCACGGGCGACATCAAGGATCTGCCCAAGGAAGGCAGCCTGATGCCGGACACCTACAAGGTGACCCGCGGCTGGTCGCGCGCCGACCTCGTCCGCAAGATGCAGGACGATCAGAAAAAAATCGTCGATCAGATCTGGGCGCGCCGCACCAGCAATCTGCCGCTGCACTCGCCTTATGAAATGGTGACGCTGGCCTCGATCGTCGAAAAGGAAACCGGCAAGGCCGACGAGCGTCCGCGCGTCGCCAGCGTATTCATGAACCGGCTCGTCAAGCGCATGCGGCTCCAGTCCGATCCGACGATCGTCTACGGCCTCGTCGGCGGCAAAGCCACGCTCGGACGCGGCATCACCCGCAGCGAACTCGAAAAGCCGACGCCCTATAACACCTATACGATCGACGGCCTTCCGCCGGGACCCATCGCAAACCCCGGCCGCGCGGCCCTCGAAGCCGTCGCCAATCCATCGCGCACGCAAGATCTCTATTTTGTCGCGGACGGCACGGGCGGACATGTTTTCGCCGAAACGCTCGATCAACACGGCCGCAATGTGCAGCGCTGGCGTCAGATCGAGAAGGACGCCAGGGACAAGGCAGGCGCAAGCCAGGATATCGACAAATCCGCGCCGCCTGTCGCCTCGCCCCCCGGAGCCGCGAAGAGCGATCAGCGCGGTGAAATGGATGGCGGCGCGGGCTCGATCTATGGCGATCTCGGGCCGTCTGCTCCACCGGCGCAGGTCAGCGCCGGCCCATCCCGGTTCGAAAGCGCCTTCGGGGTGATCGGCCCGGCTCTCGTCGCCGAAGCGCCCTGGGCCGGGGCCGCCCTGAAGCCGGGCGCTGCCGCGCGCGCGGACGCCAAATCGCGCGGCTCTAAATTCGCCGATCAGAGGGGTCTCGCGCCTGTGACGGTCGGCCCCGGTCTTGATGAGCTTGGCATTGGCGTCCAGGGCGCGCCCGCAGCAGCCGAACTCGACGGTCCGATCAATGACGCGGACGGGGACGCGCCGGCGCGTCCTGCGTCGGGTTTTGCCTCTCGTCAGGCGGCGCTGGCGCCGGATGCGCAGACAGCTTCTCCGCTGGGCGGAGCGGCGCAGAACGCCGCCGGCCCCGCGCCGCAGCCCGACGGAAAAATAATACGGCCGCGCATTATCGACGTTTCGGAAGGCACGCCGCTCGATCCGCTGCGCGACAAGACGTATGATCTGAATTTCGCCAAGACAGTGCCGACCGCCAAGCAGATGGCGTTGCCGAACTGA
- the fabF gene encoding beta-ketoacyl-ACP synthase II encodes MRRVVITGVGMVSPLACGSEATWTRLLDGQSGARIITEFDTSDLPCKIAMPVPRGDGQNGSFNPDEWMEPKEQRKVDQFIIYAISAATQALNDAGWKPTSYQDQIETGVLIGSGIGGLTGIAETAVILHERGARRVSPFFIPGRLINLAGGYVSIQHGLRGPNHAVVTACSTGAHAIGDAARLIQFGDAEVMVAGGAESPISRIGVAGFAACRALSTGFNDRPKQASRPYDKDRDGFVVGEGAGCVVLEAYEHAKARGARIYAEIIGYGMSGDAYHITAPQPTGDGAFRAMSAAIKRAGVSPLDIDYINAHGTSTPLGDEIELQAVQRLVGDPKGLSMSSTKSAIGHLLGAAGAVEAIFSVLALRDQIVPPTLNLDNASVDTKIDLVPHKARKREVEFVLSNSFGFGGTNACLIFKHAE; translated from the coding sequence ATGCGTAGAGTGGTCATCACCGGTGTTGGCATGGTTTCGCCGCTCGCTTGCGGCAGCGAAGCCACGTGGACGCGGCTGCTCGACGGGCAAAGCGGCGCGCGCATAATCACGGAATTCGACACCTCCGACCTTCCCTGCAAGATCGCGATGCCCGTCCCGCGCGGGGACGGCCAGAACGGCAGCTTCAATCCCGATGAATGGATGGAGCCGAAGGAGCAGCGCAAGGTCGATCAATTCATCATCTATGCCATCTCCGCGGCGACGCAGGCGCTGAATGACGCAGGCTGGAAGCCGACCAGCTACCAGGATCAAATCGAGACAGGCGTTCTGATCGGATCGGGCATCGGCGGTCTGACCGGCATCGCCGAGACCGCCGTCATCCTGCATGAGCGGGGCGCGCGGCGCGTATCGCCCTTCTTCATTCCCGGCCGGCTGATCAATCTCGCCGGCGGCTATGTCTCCATCCAGCATGGCCTGCGCGGGCCAAATCATGCGGTGGTCACGGCTTGCTCCACGGGCGCCCACGCCATTGGCGATGCGGCGCGGCTGATCCAGTTCGGCGACGCCGAAGTGATGGTCGCTGGGGGCGCCGAATCGCCGATCAGCCGCATCGGGGTCGCGGGCTTTGCCGCCTGCCGCGCGCTCTCGACCGGCTTCAACGATCGGCCGAAACAGGCGTCCCGGCCCTATGACAAGGATCGCGACGGCTTTGTCGTCGGCGAGGGCGCGGGCTGCGTCGTGCTCGAGGCCTATGAGCACGCCAAGGCGAGGGGCGCGCGGATCTACGCCGAAATCATCGGCTATGGCATGTCGGGCGACGCCTATCACATCACCGCGCCGCAGCCGACCGGCGACGGCGCCTTTCGGGCGATGAGCGCGGCGATCAAGCGCGCCGGCGTTTCCCCGCTCGACATCGACTATATCAACGCGCATGGCACCTCGACGCCGCTCGGCGACGAGATTGAGCTGCAGGCGGTGCAGCGGCTTGTCGGCGATCCGAAGGGCCTTTCGATGTCGTCGACGAAGTCGGCGATCGGCCATCTTCTCGGCGCGGCCGGCGCGGTCGAGGCGATTTTCTCCGTCCTTGCCTTGCGCGACCAGATCGTCCCGCCGACGCTCAATCTCGACAATGCCTCGGTCGACACAAAGATTGACCTCGTGCCGCATAAGGCGCGAAAGCGAGAAGTCGAGTTCGTGCTGTCGAATTCCTTCGGCTTTGGCGGCACCAATGCATGTTTGATCTTCAAGCACGCCGAATAG
- a CDS encoding acyl carrier protein, with protein sequence MSDVAERVKKIVIEHLGVDADKVVDNANFIEDLGADSLDTVELVMAFEEEFSVEIPDDAAETIVTVGDAVNFLEKATAA encoded by the coding sequence ATGAGCGATGTCGCTGAGCGGGTGAAGAAGATCGTAATTGAGCATCTCGGCGTAGATGCCGACAAAGTTGTCGACAATGCCAATTTTATTGAGGACCTTGGCGCGGATTCGCTCGACACGGTCGAGCTCGTGATGGCCTTCGAAGAAGAATTCAGCGTCGAGATTCCGGACGATGCGGCCGAGACGATCGTGACAGTTGGCGACGCGGTGAACTTCCTCGAAAAGGCGACCGCCGCCTGA
- the fabG gene encoding 3-oxoacyl-[acyl-carrier-protein] reductase: MFDLSGKTALVTGASGGIGKEIARALHAQGARVAISGTRRDALDALAAELGSRVETLTCDLSDAKAVEGLAPAAEAALGGLDILVSNAGVTRDNLFMRMKDEEWDSVIAINLTASFRLARACIKSMMRKRYGRIIGITSVVGVVGNAGQANYAASKAGMIGMFKSLASEVASRNVTVNCVAPGFIESPMTDVLNDKQRAAVLATVPMGRLGTGAEIAASVVYLASSEASYVTGQTLHVNGGMAMI; this comes from the coding sequence ATGTTCGATCTTTCCGGCAAGACCGCTCTTGTCACGGGCGCAAGCGGCGGCATCGGCAAGGAGATAGCCCGCGCGCTGCACGCCCAGGGCGCCCGCGTCGCCATCTCCGGCACGCGGCGGGACGCGCTCGACGCGCTTGCGGCCGAACTCGGGTCGCGGGTCGAAACGCTCACCTGCGATCTTTCCGACGCGAAAGCCGTGGAAGGGCTGGCGCCGGCGGCGGAAGCCGCGCTCGGCGGCCTCGATATTCTCGTCAGCAACGCTGGCGTCACGCGGGACAATCTCTTCATGCGCATGAAGGATGAGGAGTGGGACAGCGTCATCGCGATCAATCTCACCGCAAGCTTCCGCCTCGCCCGCGCCTGCATCAAATCCATGATGCGCAAGCGCTATGGCCGCATCATTGGGATCACTTCGGTCGTCGGCGTGGTCGGCAACGCCGGGCAGGCCAATTATGCAGCCTCGAAGGCGGGCATGATCGGCATGTTCAAGAGCCTTGCAAGCGAGGTTGCGAGCCGTAACGTGACCGTCAATTGCGTCGCGCCGGGCTTCATCGAAAGCCCGATGACCGATGTGCTGAACGACAAACAACGCGCCGCCGTGCTGGCGACCGTGCCGATGGGCCGGCTCGGAACGGGCGCGGAAATTGCGGCCTCAGTGGTCTATCTGGCGAGTTCGGAGGCTTCATACGTGACCGGACAGACCCTCCATGTTAACGGAGGAATGGCAATGATTTGA
- the fabD gene encoding ACP S-malonyltransferase, whose product MTKAFLFPGQGSQAVGMAKALAERFPQARALLDEVDDALGQRLSALMFEGPLDELTLTANAQPALMAASLAAIRVLEAEAGLELKRDAAFVAGHSLGEYSALAAAGSISVADAARLLRLRGKAMQAAAPVGVGAMAALLGVEAEAARDIASQAAAESGADAVCEVANDNGGGQTVVSGSTDAVNRAIDIAKSKGARRAILLPVSAPFHCALMQPAAKVMSAALADVAIAPPVAPLVANVLAAPVSDPEEIRRLLVAQVTGAVRWRESLLFMAGTGVSLFVECGAGKVLSGLIKRVCADAAGISVGTPDDIAAYKALA is encoded by the coding sequence TTGACGAAAGCTTTCCTATTTCCAGGTCAAGGTTCGCAGGCTGTCGGTATGGCCAAAGCGCTCGCCGAAAGATTTCCGCAGGCGCGCGCGCTTCTCGACGAGGTCGACGACGCGCTGGGACAGCGCCTGTCCGCCCTGATGTTTGAGGGTCCGCTCGACGAACTGACCCTGACCGCCAACGCGCAGCCGGCGCTGATGGCTGCAAGCCTTGCCGCCATCCGCGTGCTGGAGGCGGAAGCCGGCCTCGAACTGAAGCGCGACGCCGCTTTTGTCGCCGGCCATTCGCTTGGCGAATATTCGGCGCTCGCCGCCGCAGGGTCGATCAGCGTCGCGGACGCCGCGAGGCTTCTGCGGCTGCGCGGCAAGGCCATGCAGGCGGCGGCGCCGGTCGGCGTGGGGGCGATGGCGGCGCTGCTCGGGGTCGAGGCGGAGGCGGCGCGGGACATCGCCAGCCAGGCGGCCGCGGAGTCGGGCGCAGACGCTGTTTGCGAGGTCGCCAACGACAATGGCGGCGGCCAGACCGTCGTCTCGGGATCGACCGACGCCGTCAATCGCGCCATCGACATCGCCAAGTCGAAAGGGGCGCGCCGGGCGATTTTGTTGCCGGTCTCGGCGCCGTTCCATTGCGCCCTGATGCAGCCTGCGGCCAAGGTCATGAGCGCGGCGCTGGCCGATGTCGCCATCGCGCCGCCCGTCGCGCCGCTGGTCGCCAATGTGCTGGCCGCTCCCGTCAGCGATCCGGAAGAGATTCGCCGCCTTCTCGTCGCGCAAGTGACGGGCGCGGTGCGCTGGCGCGAAAGCCTCCTCTTCATGGCCGGGACGGGCGTCAGCCTGTTCGTCGAATGCGGCGCCGGCAAGGTTCTGTCGGGCCTCATCAAACGCGTATGCGCGGACGCCGCCGGCATCTCGGTTGGAACGCCGGACGATATCGCCGCCTATAAAGCGCTGGCTTAA